From Zerene cesonia ecotype Mississippi unplaced genomic scaffold, Zerene_cesonia_1.1 Zces_u003, whole genome shotgun sequence, a single genomic window includes:
- the LOC119838523 gene encoding collagenase-like, producing the protein MKTIILLLCLGVALAYEPILVDYHAKVGIPEAVRIKTAEAAEDFDGARIVGGSASSLGAHPHLGGLIVTLTTGQTSVCGSSLLTSSRLITAAHCWQTRNFQGRSMVVVLGSIRLFSGGTRVTTSSIQLHGSYNMNNLNNDIAIISISSVSLNNNIRAIALPSGLLEHFTFQGEAARAVGFGRVSDSSSNNEALRHVNLLVIANFECIDVYGPSSVLNSNLCTSGRGGVGPCSGDSGGSLDFTFSGVRYLIGVTSFVAERGCQSGLPAGYARVTSYLSWIRARI; encoded by the exons ATGAAGACGATAATTCTGCTGTTGTGTTTGGGAGTGGCGCTGGCCTACGAGCCTATACTCGTGGACTACCACGCGAAGGTCGGCATCCCGGAGGCAGTCAGGATTAAGACGGCGGAAGCTGCAGAAGACTTCGATGGCGCCAGGATCGTGGGAGGCAGCGCTTCAAGCCTGGGAGCGCACCCACATTTG GGCGGTCTGATAGTGACCCTGACGACCGGCCAGACGTCTGTCTGCGGTTCGTCCCTACTAACCAGCTCGCGTTTGATCACCGCCGCCCACTGCTGGCAGACGCGTAATTTCCAAGGACGCTCCATGGTGGTGGTTTTGGGCTCTATTCGCTTGTTCTCTGGTGGCACCCGCGTCACCACTTCCAGCATACAGCTCCACGGCAGttacaatatgaataatttgaaCAATGACATCGCTATCATCAGCATTTCCAGTGTTTCGCTTAACA acAACATCCGAGCTATCGCGCTGCCGTCAGGTCTGCTGGAACACTTCACTTTCCAAGGCGAGGCAGCGCGCGCTGTCGGCTTCGGCAGGGTCAGCGACT CCAGCAGCAACAACGAGGCGCTCCGTCACGTGAACCTGCTGGTGATAGCGAACTTCGAGTGCATCGACGTGTACGGGCCCAGCTCGGTGCTGAACTCCAACCTGTGCACGAGCGGGCGCGGCGGCGTCGGCCCCTGCAGCGGGGACTCCGGCGGCTCGCTCGACTTCACCTTCAGCGGAGTGCGATACTTG aTCGGTGTGACATCGTTTGTTGCGGAGCGAGGTTGCCAGTCCGGCCTGCCCGCAGGCTACGCGCGCGTCACCTCCTACCTCAGCTGGATACGAGCTAGAATATAA